The genome window TGCACCAACAATATCACCTGGTTTTGCACCATGTTCTTTACCTACCTCTAAACGGTAAGTTTGCCAATCAACGTCATTTCTCACCGCTTTAGCTTTGCGTGGTGCACGTTCCGCGCGATTGCCGCGTTCACCACCACGGGCATCACGACGCCCTTCATTGCGTCCTCGGCCATCTCTATCGTTACGCTCACGCGTTTCACGACGAGGTTTAGGATCTTCTTTTGGCTGCAATGGTTGTTTTAACTGTTTTTGATATAACAAAGCTGCCGCCAAATCAGTCATCGATAATTCAGACTCATTGGCCATTGCTTCAATAATCTCACGCATGGCACTGAGCTCTTTTTCAGCAACAATAGCAGCCATTTCTTGGCGCGTACGTTCAATACGCGCTTTACCTATTTCTTGAATACTTGGTAGTTCGTATTGCTTAACCACACCAGAGGTTAATCTTTCGTAATGGCGTAATGAATACATTTCACGAGGGCGAACAAATGAGATCGCAATACCTTCTCTGCCAGCGCGCCCTGTTCGACCTATACGATGAACATAAGCTTCGTTATCACCCGGTAAGTCATAGTTAATCACGGTAGAGATGCGTGGTATATCTAAACCACGAGCAACCACATCCGTCGCCACTAAGATAGAAGATTTACCTGATTTGATTTGATCAACCGTCCGCTCACGTTGTGCTTGGTTCATATCACCATTTAATGCAACCGCTGGGTAACCAGCTCGTTCAAGTTTTTCAGCTACTTCAACGGTATCATTTCGGGTACGAACAAAAATAATCATCGCATCATATTCAAGCGTTTCTGCAATACGCTCTAATGCTGTGATCTTATTAATGCCGCTGACTTTCCAGGCAAACTGTTCAATATTGGCTTTCGCTTTTTTAACGGCTTCAATTTTTACATGCACAGGATCAGTTAAGAATCTATTCGCCACTTTACGAATTTGAGCTGGCATAGTAGCTGAAAATAACGCCATTTGCGTTGATTCAGGCAAATGTTCAAGGATCCACTCAATATCTTCTAAAAAGCCCATATTAAGCATTTCATCTGCTTCATCAAGCACACAAAAGGATAAGTTTGATAATTTTAAACTTTTACGACGTAAGTGATCCATTAAACGGCCAGGCGTACCAACAATTACCTGAGCACCACGCTCTAATTGTTGAAACTGTGGTCCGTAAGATTGTCCGCCGTACAAGGTTGCTACGCGCAACCCCTTCATATTCTTTGCGAATGACTCAATTGCTTCTGCCACCTGAATCGCTAATTCACGGGTCGGTGCTAACACCATCAACTGAGGCTTTTTAACAGAAACATCAATTTTAGTTAATGCTGGCAAACTAAAAGCAGCTGTTTTACCGGTACCAGTTTGTGCTTCACCGAGGACATCAAATCCTTCAAGTAAAGATGGAATGGTTTTTTGCTGGATTGGAGTTGCAGAATCAAAACCTAAGTTTTTTACCGCTGTTAATAAAAATTCAGGCAAACCAAGGGCATCAAAGCCGGTATCGGCATTGTTTACATTTAACATAATTATTTTGTCTTCTCATGGCAGGTCAAGTTGTAAACTAACAACCCCTGCGTACATTTCGAGGAAACCGCCAAGAAGACTTTAGGCACATTCTATTTGCTAGTTAAGGATGCTAGCTGGGCAAGTCTATTGGGATAACCCCACAAGTTTATCAGGTATCAGACACATCCGAGCAGCTGATACAGAGGCGCGCATTATACAGATGTTCAAAATAGAAGCAAGAAATTAATCCGATGACTTTAGTTTTTTTAACCACAAATAAGGGGGAAATTAGCAATATTCCCCTATTAATCTATAGCAAAAAAACAGTAATATAATCTAATCATCAATATTTAATGCGCCATTAACATTTTTTATCGTTAAGCCGCCTGAACCAGCTTCAACAATAGTTAAACCACCAGTACCCGTTAATGCCAACTCAACATTATCATAATCAGGTTGTGAACTATAGACATCAGCAATAACACGAATAGTTTTGGCTTCTTCAACGCCTACAACAAGCAAAGAGCCAGCCCCAGCATTGATCTGTAATGAGGTTAACGATTCGCTATCAAGTGATAGCTTTTGCTGCTGATGATGCGATAGCCGGGCTGACGCTGATGGTACTGTGACCACAATACAGCCAGATAATATTGAAGTAAAAGCGAGAGTAAAAAATAAGCGGCTAAATGCCATAGCATATCCTTAATAATTATTATCATAGTTTGACTCATTAGCCTCTTGATAATCAATTATTAAGCCAATATATCACAATAATATCAGATAGTTAGGGGTTATTCTCTGTTAGGACAAAAGCGTAAGGATAATAAAATAGTATTTTTGACTAACCTTTTGTTATTTACGTTATTAGAAAGTTAACAACCATTGGCCTAACAAATCAGGAAAAATCCCCAACACTAATGCTGTCGCTATGTAGACGCCCACTAAAGTGCGATTAACGACAGTAGCTTCTACCGGTTGTTGTACGGTAGTAAGCTCTCTCTCATTAAACAATGCAAAAATTACGGGTAGGTAATACGCCAGCGCAATACCACTACCAATAATTAATGCCGACAATAATAACCACAACGACTGATTCGCCGCAAGATTGATCAAATAAAACTTACCAATAAAACCAGCTGTTAACGGAATTCCCGCAAAGCTTAACAAGGAGACGATCACCAGCACAGCTAACAGTGGTTTATGCCAAAACAGCCCATGCCAGTCTGCTAGCTCAATATCTTGCTTATTTTCATTAAGCTCAGTAAAGCTGATCACCGTAAATATTGACACGCAAGCCAGCAAATATGCAGC of Thalassotalea insulae contains these proteins:
- a CDS encoding DEAD/DEAH box helicase; translated protein: MLNVNNADTGFDALGLPEFLLTAVKNLGFDSATPIQQKTIPSLLEGFDVLGEAQTGTGKTAAFSLPALTKIDVSVKKPQLMVLAPTRELAIQVAEAIESFAKNMKGLRVATLYGGQSYGPQFQQLERGAQVIVGTPGRLMDHLRRKSLKLSNLSFCVLDEADEMLNMGFLEDIEWILEHLPESTQMALFSATMPAQIRKVANRFLTDPVHVKIEAVKKAKANIEQFAWKVSGINKITALERIAETLEYDAMIIFVRTRNDTVEVAEKLERAGYPAVALNGDMNQAQRERTVDQIKSGKSSILVATDVVARGLDIPRISTVINYDLPGDNEAYVHRIGRTGRAGREGIAISFVRPREMYSLRHYERLTSGVVKQYELPSIQEIGKARIERTRQEMAAIVAEKELSAMREIIEAMANESELSMTDLAAALLYQKQLKQPLQPKEDPKPRRETRERNDRDGRGRNEGRRDARGGERGNRAERAPRKAKAVRNDVDWQTYRLEVGKEHGAKPGDIVGAIANEISLDSSYIGQISLHDRHALVQLPKGMPDKSFKQLKRVRVRRQALEISVSEAPIVTEHRPRRNDRPRKAN